From the Nostoc sp. PCC 7107 genome, the window TTTTCGGCTGTTTGGTGTGCTATTTCTGATTGCATTTCGTCTACTGCATCCCAAGCTGCGGCACATTCTTCTGAGTGAATACCTTTTTCTATGCAAGTAGCACGAGCTTTTTTAATTTCATCTTGTAGCTGTTGTTCTAACAGAAGTGACCGGGGTTGTTCTATAAAGTCACTTAAAGCCAAAATATCGGTGAGAGAAATGATTCCGATTAGTTCACCTTGGATAATCGGCGCTCTGTGCAAATGATGTTGAGCAAATAACCGCGCGACGTATTCTACACCCAAGTCGGGGTTAATGGCGATGCAAGGTTTAGTCATCACCTCGTAAACCCTTATTTTATGAGGGTCTTTACCATAAGCAATAA encodes:
- a CDS encoding CBS domain-containing protein, which encodes MLKAADIMTKDVATIRSSATVAEAVKLMRARDWRALIVDRRHEQDAYGIISESDIVYKVIAYGKDPHKIRVYEVMTKPCIAINPDLGVEYVARLFAQHHLHRAPIIQGELIGIISLTDILALSDFIEQPRSLLLEQQLQDEIKKARATCIEKGIHSEECAAAWDAVDEMQSEIAHQTAEKIDRTAFEDYSESLKYEV